One part of the Tunicatimonas pelagia genome encodes these proteins:
- a CDS encoding M23 family metallopeptidase — MKRNGIYLMAAEPIKTAAIIFVTYRLGQRYAVDAVVYVNGKSFAGDGSQNEDYYCFGMPLYAPSAGKVIEVENSIEDNVPGEVNDEDDLAAGNYVMIDHLNGEYSILAHFKKGTIVVSVGDTVVSGQALGQTGNSGNSTEAHLHYQLQNSSDSQNSTGVPAQFKNYYADDVFINKGELTKGQLVRK, encoded by the coding sequence TTGAAAAGGAATGGTATATATTTAATGGCGGCAGAACCCATAAAGACGGCGGCCATCATTTTTGTTACCTACAGATTAGGGCAACGATATGCCGTAGATGCTGTTGTGTATGTAAACGGTAAATCTTTTGCCGGAGACGGAAGCCAAAATGAGGATTACTATTGTTTTGGAATGCCTTTATATGCGCCCAGTGCAGGTAAGGTGATAGAAGTAGAGAATAGTATTGAAGACAATGTACCCGGCGAAGTGAACGATGAAGACGACTTAGCTGCTGGAAATTACGTAATGATAGATCATCTAAACGGAGAATACTCTATTCTAGCGCATTTTAAGAAAGGTACAATAGTAGTTTCTGTAGGTGACACCGTAGTTTCAGGACAAGCGTTGGGGCAAACTGGTAATAGCGGAAACTCTACTGAAGCGCATTTACATTATCAATTACAAAACTCATCTGATTCGCAAAATAGCACAGGTGTACCGGCCCAATTCAAAAATTATTATGCAGATGATGTATTCATCAATAAAGGAGAACTTACGAAAGGCCAACTTGTAAGAAAATAA
- a CDS encoding Fic family protein — protein sequence MARYIYEHKNWTDFTWDDKAINAILGEVRLMQGKIIGQMNALGFFAKEEATLTSLTLDVVKSSEIEGELLNYEQVRSSIARRLGINTAGLVPSSRHIEGIVEMMLDATQRYKLPLTEKRLFGWHAALFPTGYSGPYKIEVGRYRTGKIQIVSGAMGKEKVHYEAVKPELVKTEMDKFLNWFNNDNTLDTVLKAAIAHFWFIIIHPFDDGNGRIGRAITDMLLARAENSGERFYSMSSQILVERKRYYKILQKVQHSTGNITEWIEWFLHCLKNAMLATENTTQKILQKAEFWKLHEQTPINERQRLMLNKLFDGFEGKLKTSKWAKITKTSTDTALRDIKDLVEKGILKPTNEGGRSANYKLVDL from the coding sequence ATGGCAAGATACATTTACGAACACAAAAATTGGACAGACTTTACCTGGGATGATAAAGCCATTAATGCGATACTCGGCGAAGTTCGGTTAATGCAAGGCAAAATTATCGGGCAAATGAACGCTTTAGGGTTTTTTGCCAAAGAAGAAGCCACACTTACCTCCCTAACCTTAGACGTAGTAAAATCATCTGAAATAGAAGGCGAATTGCTCAACTACGAACAAGTACGCTCATCCATTGCCAGACGTTTAGGTATCAACACCGCTGGGCTTGTACCGAGTAGCCGACACATAGAAGGCATTGTAGAAATGATGCTTGATGCCACCCAACGCTATAAATTACCTTTAACCGAAAAACGTTTATTTGGTTGGCATGCGGCACTTTTCCCAACAGGATATAGCGGACCTTATAAAATAGAAGTGGGCAGATATCGGACAGGCAAAATACAAATAGTTTCGGGGGCAATGGGGAAAGAAAAAGTGCATTACGAAGCCGTAAAACCAGAACTTGTAAAAACGGAGATGGATAAATTTTTAAATTGGTTCAACAATGACAATACGCTTGATACTGTTCTAAAGGCTGCCATTGCCCACTTTTGGTTTATCATCATTCACCCATTTGATGACGGAAACGGTCGAATTGGTCGTGCTATAACCGATATGTTGCTGGCTCGCGCCGAAAATAGTGGTGAACGTTTTTACAGTATGTCGAGCCAAATTTTAGTAGAGCGCAAACGCTATTACAAAATATTACAGAAAGTACAACATAGTACAGGTAACATTACTGAGTGGATCGAGTGGTTTTTACATTGCCTGAAAAACGCAATGCTTGCCACCGAAAACACGACACAAAAAATATTGCAGAAAGCTGAATTTTGGAAACTGCACGAACAAACACCCATCAACGAACGACAACGCCTTATGCTCAATAAGCTCTTCGATGGATTTGAGGGGAAATTAAAAACCTCAAAATGGGCAAAAATCACCAAAACTTCTACCGATACTGCTTTGCGCGATATAAAGGATTTGGTAGAAAAGGGCATCTTAAAACCAACCAATGAAGGAGGCCGAAGTGCCAATTATAAATTGGTTGACCTTTAA
- a CDS encoding Crp/Fnr family transcriptional regulator → MNAETNYWFFEEENFVNIFCPQRIVELDNQIEDREYQKGDNVYSIGEPSEYVYIIKQGRVKIGMYSEDGKEIVKTILTPGEVFGEMALTGEENHRDFAVVLDNDTVVCPMTLDDLQARMADNQELSLSIFKMMGKRMQKLERRIELLVSKDARTRVIEFLRDMAKEKGRKVGFETMIPNHLKHQDIASLTGTSRQTVTTILNELKEKNIINFDRRKILIRDLDLLK, encoded by the coding sequence ATGAATGCTGAAACAAACTATTGGTTCTTTGAAGAAGAAAACTTTGTTAATATCTTCTGCCCCCAGCGGATTGTAGAGCTAGATAATCAAATTGAAGATCGGGAGTATCAAAAGGGAGATAATGTCTATTCCATTGGCGAACCGTCGGAATATGTATACATCATCAAGCAGGGGCGAGTAAAAATTGGAATGTATTCGGAAGATGGAAAAGAAATCGTGAAAACTATTCTTACTCCGGGCGAAGTGTTTGGAGAAATGGCTCTGACGGGTGAAGAAAACCACCGCGATTTCGCGGTAGTGCTAGATAATGATACTGTAGTTTGTCCGATGACCCTAGATGACTTGCAGGCTCGGATGGCTGATAACCAGGAGCTAAGTTTGAGTATTTTTAAGATGATGGGTAAACGTATGCAGAAACTGGAGCGACGAATTGAATTGCTGGTTTCTAAAGATGCCCGTACCCGGGTGATAGAATTTTTACGGGATATGGCGAAAGAAAAAGGCCGTAAAGTAGGCTTTGAAACCATGATTCCGAATCACCTGAAACACCAAGATATTGCTAGCCTCACGGGAACATCCCGACAAACGGTAACCACCATTCTCAATGAGTTGAAAGAAAAAAATATTATCAACTTCGACCGTCGCAAGATTTTAATCCGTGATTTAGACCTTCTGAAATAA